In Desulfobaculum bizertense DSM 18034, a genomic segment contains:
- a CDS encoding phosphate-starvation-inducible PsiE family protein — protein MPNKRMRVFHGESEGFDTHFLGEEPLIIFLSKIIRQAVRALAILMTLVIVWGVFDVLLVLYQKIKEPPFYLLNLNDILDTFAAFLAVLIAIEIFLNIILYLQDEVIHVRLVLATALMAAARKVIIFDYSKVSSEYIWGTGAVIIALSVSFWLAENLLECSSHPNDTDCVVPPRPPLFRPSKSKTQKKEKPQADE, from the coding sequence ATGCCGAACAAAAGAATGCGCGTCTTTCACGGTGAATCAGAAGGCTTCGACACTCACTTTCTCGGAGAAGAACCACTTATTATCTTCCTCTCCAAAATAATCCGTCAAGCTGTCCGCGCCCTCGCGATCCTCATGACCCTCGTTATCGTCTGGGGCGTCTTTGACGTCCTTCTCGTACTTTATCAGAAAATTAAGGAGCCGCCCTTTTACCTCCTTAACCTGAACGACATCCTGGACACCTTCGCCGCTTTTCTCGCCGTCCTCATCGCTATCGAAATATTTCTCAACATCATCTTATATCTGCAGGATGAAGTCATTCACGTTCGGCTCGTTCTCGCTACTGCGCTTATGGCTGCCGCACGAAAAGTCATCATTTTTGACTATTCAAAGGTCTCCTCTGAGTACATCTGGGGAACAGGCGCCGTTATTATCGCCCTCAGTGTCAGCTTCTGGCTCGCTGAGAACCTCCTCGAGTGTTCTTCTCACCCGAACGACACCGACTGCGTCGTCCCTCCTCGCCCTCCGCTCTTTCGGCCAAGCAAGTCTAAAACTCAAAAGAAAGAAAAGCCTCAGGCTGATGAGTAA
- a CDS encoding DUF3568 family protein, translating into MDIFKKLMMACLLLALPLQQGCAVLAAGAVAGGGTYVYTTGQLVRTYNASLDTSYEATVRAARRLNLKVNDRVLNLSSASVNGHDKDRRFWISLKSENPRVTKISVRVGVLGDEAASRRIHEAIARSL; encoded by the coding sequence ATGGATATTTTCAAAAAATTAATGATGGCGTGTTTGCTTCTGGCGTTGCCGTTGCAGCAGGGATGTGCAGTACTTGCTGCAGGTGCTGTAGCAGGTGGAGGAACGTACGTGTATACAACGGGGCAGCTTGTACGGACGTATAATGCAAGCCTTGATACGAGCTACGAAGCAACGGTGCGTGCTGCTCGTCGCCTGAACTTAAAGGTGAATGACCGGGTACTGAATTTGAGTAGTGCTTCCGTGAATGGCCATGATAAGGACAGACGTTTCTGGATTTCGTTGAAATCGGAAAATCCACGAGTGACGAAAATCAGTGTTCGCGTTGGCGTGCTGGGAGACGAGGCTGCATCACGGAGAATCCATGAAGCGATAGCCCGTAGTCTGTAG